ACAGCAGTTGagtgtcttctccacatccctcTGAGTGGCCTCTGATTTGTTCCATCCAACCTCCAACAGACTGTCCTATGGATGAAATAAATGAGTCTCAACATACTGGAAAGCCATGAGCAGATTCAAATATACACGAGTAACACAAGGCCTCGTTTTCACAAATTAATCACACTTCTGACTTAAAgctagtgtgcaggatttagtgtctTACAGTGGCAAGGCTGCATTCTGCCATCACCGCCAACAATATTGTCTCACTTTACATTTTCGTGGTCGATGGGGATTCATTCTCTTCCCTTCACTTGTTATAAATAATATGTATGATTCTTTCtataacacctaaatacatacttTCGTTTGactggtggattgtatgtcacatacagtagcgttcagaataatagtagtgctatgtgactagaaagattaatccgggttttgagtatatttcttattgttacatgggaaacaaggtaccagaagattcagtagattctcacaaatccaacaagaccaagtattcatgatatgcacactcttaaggctatgaaattgggttattaggtaaaaaaaaaagaaaaaaaaaagaaagaaaagggggtgttcacaataatagcagcatcttttAAATCAACACAAACTCTGTTGTCAacgctagttttttccaactttgccttttggctaaaataaagcacttcctcagtagacgtgatcttgagacagccattcatgctttcatcagctccagacttgattattgtaatgcactttattcgggcattaatcagtcgtctcttacatgtctccaattggtgcagaatgctgctgctcgtcttctaTCAAACACTTTTTGACGTGAGCATATTATGCCCGtcttgtactcactccactggcttccagttcattttagaatatttttttttattttaatgtttgtttttaaagctatttatggccttgcacctccctacttgtgtgaaattttaactttgcgcacctacagtaggacattaagggcatctggccagctttacttagatgttccaaggtcaagatataaacgctggggtgaccatgctttcgcggtagctggccccagactatggaatgagctacctcttgagttacgttcTATTCCTGACCTCGCACTTTTTAAatttaagttaaagacttatttatttaaactggcttttaacacttagtggggaggtgacgttctggttttttttatgtgttttaaaattttattctatatgtgttttatttttgtgaattagttttttttaatgttaagcactttggacaccagtcggtgctgtaaagcactttataaataaatgttgattgattgattgattgattgattgatttgcagcTCTCACTGAACTCAGCAGTGTGTCGGCGGCTCAAGTGCTGTGCGGACAGAGAACcccaaaattatttttaaaaaatggataAAAGCGTCATACCTGTTGATCTTTAGTCAGAGCCAGACATGCACAGGACACAGCGAACTGCATGACAAACACTACAAACAGGATTGCCATGTACTGGATTGAGTTAAAGACATTTAAAACCAGACAAATAATGCTGAAGACACTTCTGAACAAGAGCACCCCCTCCATCACTTCCCTACTTTGAAACATCATTGATTTATCTGATTTACACTGAACTTTGGACACACACATTTCTGCACAGCAGATACATTGGACAAATAAACTGTTGTACTTTTTCCCTTTgtgcaccaccacaacagagttgGAATGAAATTATCAAGATGCACTTGCAGACTTTCAGTCTGAATTCtatgggtttaacaaaaatattgcagtaACTAACACTGTAATAATTACATCTATTTATATACACCTTGCCTCGCTTCCACAGCCCATATGTAGCTGAACAATGTAAAGatatttatttccatttatttcaatttaatcatcttataatgcgccaaatcacaacaaaagccatctcaaggcgcctcacactgaACAATtcaatatcaaatcaattttatttatatagcgccaaatcacaacaaacagttgccccaaggcgctttatattgtaaggcaaggccatacaataattacggaaaaaccccaacggtcaaaacgaccccctgtgagcaagcacttgacgacagtgggaaggaaaaactcccttttaacaggaagaaacctccagcagaaccaggttcagggaggggcagtcttctgctgggactggttggggctgagggagagaaccaggaaaaagacatgctgtggaggggagcagagatcaatcactaatgattaaatgcagagtggtgcatacagagcaaaaagagaaagaaacactgggtgcatcatgggaaccccccagcagtctaagtctatagcagcataactaagggatggttcagggtcacctgatccagccctaactataagctttagcaaaagcaacgttttaagcctaatcttaaaagtagagagggtgtctgtctccctgatctgaattgggagctggttccacaggagaggagcctgaaagctgaaggctctgcctcccattctactcttacaaaccctaggaactacaagtaagcctgcagtctgagagcaaagcgccctattggggtgatatggtactatgaggtccctaagataagatgggacctgattattcaaaaccttataagtaagaagaagaattttaaattctattctagaattaacaggaagccaatgaagagaggccaatatgggtgagtgaatataaaaattaaataaataattacaaatgaataaaaaatgtaaatacataattattaaataattaaattaataattaaaagaataaaacataaaaaataaaaactattcataagaaagaataaaaatgggttttaagtcttgacttaaaaatgtccacggagtcCAACTGCCTCACGGCCGCAGGAAGGCCATTCCACAGGGTGGGTTCACAATGAGAAAAAGCTCTCTGACCTGCTgactacttcttcaccctgggaacacagagaagtcccacatcctgcgatCGCAAAGCCAGAGCTGGCacgtaaggttccaccagatcaaccagataagatggcgccagtccatgaacaactttataagtcaataaaaccttaaaatctgctctcacagagacagggagccagtgtaatgatgccaaaatgggtgtgatatgttcagaccttctgctacgtgtcaaaatctggtggcagcgttctgaaccagctgaagacccttaTTGCTggactgaaaataaaacattaacagaatctagaagaaacaaaagcatgaaccagagtctcagcatcagccatagacaggatggggcagatcctcactatatttcacagatggaaaaaagcagtcctcgtaacatccctgatgtggaggtcaaaggacaacgtgggatcaaaaattacaccaaggttcctcactttgtctgtttcCAGTTATTTCCGGGTGGCTGattcttctctttttctttctgtccGAGGCACTGCCGAGACCTTCGAGGGATGCTGGCCTTGCACCTCAGGGTGCTAGACTGACCTCAGGATGCTCTGCCTGTTGCAACAGTTACTGGAAGCTCTACCTCTTCGGGACCTACCTGTACTGGAAATGGGCACacatcacaatcactgccctaaatgtgctccAAGTGTTCAATCACCACCCTATATGTATCCCCAGTGTTTCATAATCCCTAATCTCCATAATCCCCATAAACCTTAAATGTTTACAGACACTTTTTAAAACTATActgtattcatatatatatatatatttatattttttttaacaatttcttGTGGtgcataagatgtcttgtttctctttttttgtggtgtacagtagctctgcgggAGCAACCCCTATTTTGTTGTATCCCCCGTATAAGGACAATAaaaactattctattctatagattaaagacccaagatggactgttttttttaatcttaattaAGGATTCTGTTTTTACTGGtcttttgttttctctgtttctcTTTTCCAtttattctgtttgttaagttctTGTAAAATCTGTATAAACCTTGTAACCGTTAGAatagcctaagcagtgggtcacccctgtgagtctgatctgcttgaggtttcttcctcattatcaccagagggctaattccttaccactgttacctgtgtgcttgctcggtggtggtggggggggggggggtttccaaggttagactttactcgtgtgaagcgctgtgaggcagcattgttgtgatttggcactatacaaataaaatagattgaattgaggaaagccaccaagccaGCCTTGACAACCCTGTGGGTTTGATTGGAGAAACTCTGCATAGTgaagcttttgtctgttgcatcaccaatcacagcttcatggtagagCAGCATAGATTGTTTTTTATAACCCCTTGAAGTAAAGCTGAAAgtctccacttcaatcacatcttGATCGTTTCATTTACTCTACTGTGGTGgtctacagaggcaaaattacaaaaactgcatcagtgtccaaatacttatggccctGACTGCaaaagacaaacatcagaatcagcTTATCTCTCGATGATAAGTAATGTCCCATTTTTTGTCCATGTTGGCCCTAATAAGACAGGCAGGCCTATCAAGTTGCTTGTGCAATCTTGTAGAAATCATTTTTGACAGTGGCCCTTGGACCCCACTGCTATTCATATTTAAAAGCACAGCTAATGTATGGAAAAATGTTTAAGTAAACCCAGGAACACACTATACAGTTAATTAACAGGACAGGCAGAAACGCACACCATACTGCAGAATGTACAACTGTTATATGACCTGGTATATCACTCGACTTTGAGCATGTTCATAAGTTCTGTGATGTGATCTAGGTCATATTTCATTGTGAGGCATACTGCAAGATATTACATATGGAAACACACACGTGTTTTAGCCAAGGTGTAAACCCTGAAGACCAAAACCAATGCCAAGGAATAAAAATGGGGGAAAAGAGAAAATGGATTATATAAAGatgaaagcgccttgaggcaactttgttgtgatttggcgctacataaatgaaaataaattgaaactgaaatggaAATTCACACACGCAAAAAGACAAAGAATTCTGACTCTTATATCCTAAACATGGTGCATGATGAAAGGAATTTCAAGAACTGCAGTTGTTtccagtgaaaaacaaaaaacaactgtatTCTGTATTGCAAAGGTTGGTTTGATACCTAAATTGTATTTGAAATATTGAACAAAAATGCCCAATGTTTAACTTAACATCAGATTAAAGATGTTGAATTTAATTACAATCTTTCTACAAATCTACCAAAATTATGATCTTGCCGCTTGTGTCTAAATGTGCCTGAAGTGTTTCTCGTATGAATCTATGTATGTATTCTTAACTTCCGAAGCAaaactatactaaaaatttctttcTTAAAACTTCTTCCCCATTTCACTCATTACTCCTCTACAGAGATAATGAGTTTCACAAAGTTGCAGTTGAGATGACCAAGATTATGAACAGTCAAGGACAAGGCATCCAAGACCAAGGCCTGGAAAAAAGAAATGTGCCTTCAGGCACCTATAGCCACTCTGCAGCTCTGTGGATGTAGACATCATTTTGTGCCAACATTGGAAGTTGGGTCCTTTAAAGGTGtgtagcatttttcttttttcagctgcTCTCATTCGGagtttcaacaacaacaaaaagcatctccacctcacacaAATTATTTATGGAATTCCAGTGGGATTTGGCTGTGGATGAGTGTGTTAGGTTGTTTTGCTTGAGTACAATGTGTATGTGTTTTCCTGTATGCGTCTCTCTGTTGTAACATATGTAACACCAGCCTATGCAGGTTATGATGTAATACAGGAAATACAGTAGCAGTTGCataattgttgattttatatgacaaTTACATGATATTATATGatgaattatacagtattttgcaATGTTGATGTTTATTATGGAAACACATCCATCACATGCCATGAGAGAGACTACTCACTGATCAATCAGTAAACAATCCACACAAGGATACAAAGAAGAGCAGAACCTGGTGGTGCTTCAGGGCACCACAGAGTCCCACAAAGGCCACCAGGAACAGGAAGACGCCCACACCGATGGCCCCCGCCATCACCCTGATGCTGGACACCAGGCCAAACCATTTCCCCCAGGCTGCCACTCCAATCACGAGCAGACTCACCAGCTGAGGAGGAACAAACAACACTGACATGATGAGACAAGAATGAAGCAAACTGTCTTCACCTTCTAAGGAAGAGACAAACAACTTAATCACCAATGCTCTATATCATCACCCCACTAACACAGCTGCTAATGGGCTGAAACCAGTAAAACATCTTGGTATCCTTCTCTGAGtaacatttttttattcattaatgaACTAAcagttttgaagaaaaaaagcagccagtctgctctgtgtcagcctgatcccatcagatctcggaagctaagcagtgtgggacctggttagtacttgaatgggagacctcttcagaacaccagtggctgtgtgtatttctccaggtgaaactggagttgcgtcaggaagggcatccggcgtaaaacttctcccaaataccaatgcggctctggctgtatctgctgtggcgaccccaaacaaaatgggagcagccgaaaggacaacaagttttgagggaaaaaaaaaaaaatctcctgccACTTGCTATTCAAATCTTTCTCACCACAACAACATGTTTGCATTTTCACCTCATAAAAATTGGTCGTTCCATATGAAATCGATAAGTGTCTcagatttgttttattttcacaTATTTTATAGATAAAGCCTTGATTTCTTATGTGGGTTTTCACTTGTACCTATTGCCCATTTTAAAACCTAATAAAAGTTTCCTTAATTATATACTTTTCAATTTATGAATGCTAAAAGAAcagttatttttttaaagctagagttggtagtcctagagagctagcaagagagctaggaagatttgaaagtagcacctcctgttgggaaagtgtaagtacacggacccacaacagggggcgcaaatgaacggacaatggaataggtcaaataacaacactttactgttgcgaacgtgcacaacaaacacaacagattacacaatagatcaaaggtcaaattacaaggtgtcgtgtgggcaggctcgaagataggagacgcctgtccaaagcagaaccggaaccacacgatttcctccgccaccagaccccgggaatactggagccgccaagtcccgaactcccaggtggccactgcctccgcgtgtcggacctggtactgctggcgaggaacaaaaacacaattaaacgtgggtgcgtctgcacccagcaatctgcacggcagggaagctacctccacctctcgttggagaaaaagtctgttatcattcacaaaaaatcacaaaaagggctttctatcaagcagtcaggctgaggatattacctttcaggtagaacgatatctcggcaaagaggtggagatgacgtcttgctgatataccgatgcagatcagatgagtggtgacagctgtcacaggtgatgagtgtcagctgtcaccccggctactcctgtgaggcggcagcgccctctggtgcctggagcccgcactccaggcagggtgccctctggtggtggtgggccagcagtacctcctcttcagcggcccacacaacacctcctctaggttccaccGCCTCCCCCTACCCCGTCAGTGCTCTGTCTAAAGCCACGCCCCCACAAACTTGAACGCGCATCTGACTGTGGACTTAGCGGGACAGAGGAGAGCCGACTAAAGCCCCCCTGACATGCAGTAGCACGCATGTCGTTGTGATGATTCCACCCGCTGTGACCCCAGctagacgccgttctttgttctaccggctgccacgcactctgcgctggacgctgcgtatataaaataattttttttttggattaatcatttctctgcaaattggtagTTGAAAATGGATGTAATCACTTTCTGAATCACACaggaccgctccagcttcagccgttcgcgcgcctaacaagctgccgaaagcattttgagctgactaaaaaggtcattatttgtcatgtttacagtgtcatggcttggtaaaacagttgtgtgttctttccttcttgtgtgcagctgttaaatatgtttataacagatttaacttcttgtcataatgttcagatgagctgcgctctggtgcgatccgctgacgtcgccactcactctgttcacttctttactccacttgatgagctacacatcatgttggcgattagatcgcaccacatagcacaatatttatgcgtgaaagatttttttgaacatttcagctcatcaagtggagtaaagaagtgaacagagcgagtggtgatgtcagcggatcacaccagagcgcagcttgtctgaaggattataacaagaagttaaatctgttataaacatattcGTACTTTAACAGCTACAcagaagaaggaaagaacacacaactgttttaccaagccatgacaatgtaaacatgacaaataattacctttttagacggctcaaaatgctttctgcagcttgttaggtgcgCGTGTGCGAACGGCAGAAGCTGCAGCggtcctgtgtgattcaggaagtgattagagccattttcaatggccaatttgcagagaaaatgattaatccgacatGGCACAATCcggtggaagtggtagtttcggctgtattccctctgccgTTGTACTTAAGTGAACTTCTTCAGTGAAACGAGATGAGTGTGCACGCGgggaggagggagggacagagggaAGCGTTGAGCCTGGTGATGCaagcaggaagaactagacatgaaggcatctgacTGGCTTTATGAGAGCGGACCACAGAGCTTATAATGGTCAGAGTTTTATCGATCCTACAGCTGCAACagacgtctgatttttttttttttgttcctttttctgaATGCATAATGTATTGACAACTGTTAGGATAGAcggaccatttcacccaatataacaaaaagtgtttctgaacagagttacctaccctaACTTTAAGTGAAAATTCATATAATGCACTTTTTCAGTTCCCTTCAGGGTCAAACAGAAaaaagttaattaagataaaaaaaattggGTTTTATTTGGATCCTGATGTCCTCTACCTGTGggccaaaaacattttttaaaccaGCATTTCTTCCTTTGTAATTATTACCCCAGGTTTCATTATTAGAATAATGATAATGTACAGATTTCTTTCATGCATCCACAAAAATGACCCAGACAGAAAAATGTGTGCTGAGTACGAGTGGAGTGCATCTTGCTCTCATCCATGCTCCCACAATTACTGGCCTTGGTCACAACTATTCTGTCTCCACAAATGAAGAAACAACAATTAAAGCTGCTTTTCACAGTTTCCAGCACAGATGTTGCTGTGGAAACTGCAGACATTTATTCCATCAGTGTCCTCATGAATGTGCACATACAGCATGTATACTGTAAGCACCTATTACTGAGTACTGGCAcaataaatggtaaatttcaatAGGAAGGAATGCTGGTTTGAAAATTAGTTTTGGCCAACAGGTACATGACATCAGgatctcactcactcaccttacaACTGcttagcctatcccagcagtcacagggtgtgaggtggggtacaccctggacaggacgccagtctgtcgcagggccacatatagacaaacacacacctgcatgcacacctacaaacaatttaaagtttccagtccacctatcctgcgtgtctttagatgtgggaagaagctggaggacccagagaaaacccatgcaaacacagggagaacacgcaaactccacacagaatggccacaggtgggaatcaaacccatgaccttcttgctgtaatcctaaccctaacaccCCGGGCGGGCACCAACCAACTCCACCCtactgctttgtatgtcacatgacatggattatttgtcccatttgtgttgcattggatTTAGAGTgtgatttggttccatttagagtgcaaatttggttccatacatttggtaccattgcacagtgcacgtgcacgcgcgcacacacacaaaaatccactgCAGTGTAAgacgtctggaggctgttagcaggaagttagaatgaaaagctccgaggaaatacacagtcctttttttggtagtacacacacgcacaagcaCGTCCCTTTTGTGTGGGAGAACGACAAGTGAGATGAtttaattgagctaactgacggtgctagttcttgtaacacacattcacgcacacacacacacacacaaaatccactccgctgtaaaccgtctggatgcatgaaaagctgatgtgatttttggctggacttgaggaactacacaaagtctccttttttttttaatgcaagtccgaagtcagtgcacagcatcacggactacacgTCGCAatctggactttagcagcagtggaacaccaaaatgtaagtgccttttctgttgtttataaattaataaaatattaaatgacaaggatctatttcagttgttatataaaacaatgaatgtttttacattctttcaatggaacaaatatttaatttggtgaaatatttgtaccattgaactcataaacagtcattatttgtatactaataaATCCACATTTTCATCCAAATTAACCTTTTCCTACCTGACCCATAAGGGCCCCAAAAAATGACATCTGGGGGTAGGACCCAGTTTGGTCCAAATGTTCTTGATATCATATAAATAACTCAGGATACTTGTTTCTGTGTTAAAATGATGTCATCACAGGATAATTTCACAACCATATTCCTTTTAACAGAGGCCAGGTATGTCAGGCAGGGGCTCAGAAAATTAATTTTTGGTTAAAAACAAACCCTGTTCTTTGAAGATCCATATATTATAAACTAACATATAATCAAGGATTAAAATAGATACCAAGAACAGaagaaaaccttaaaaaaaagaaagaaattatgtATTATACTTTTAGAGATTTGGCCTGTCAAAGTTGGCAAGAAAATAAGCACAAGTGCCTTACCCCCCTATTTTTGTACTCTTCTGGAAGTaaaccttttttgggggggcgcaATCTACAAAATACGTGAAAATGaagcaaatctgaggccatgacgtagtgacatttttttaaaataggtTGATTTCATATGGAATGCCCCAAATCATATTTGGGACCATGTGTGAGACAAGGAGTTGTCACCGTCATATTTTTACAGCTTCTGTCTTCGCTAGGTTTGAAAATTTGCATTGTGTGAAATGAAATGCACTGGCAAATCCAGAAACGCGTTCTCGGTGGACGACAATGTGGTCACTGGCTCAGCAGCACCATGTGAGATCTGGGAGCATGAACTGGTGCCCCGGATCGCTACACGCACCACACTGCAGAGCTGCTTTGGGTcttatggcaaccacccaagcagatgaCCAGTCCGTCCACCTCTCTTGAAAGTAATCATCTGTCTGTCATCCCCTGAGTCTTCTCCAGttactgggatcctcaacactgaggcacctttgTGAGCAGACATTCCTTCACAGTGCACGCAGTACATCTCAACTaagtctctctaagtaactgtTCGTTTGACACAAAACTTGTACAGGATGCTGAGAAGGTAGGCTGTGACGACCCTGAGAGCAGACAAGGAGGCCTTTGTTACAGAAATTTGCAATCAGGTGACTCACCATCTGTAGTCCACTGATCCTCAGCCTGCCTACTGACAAATCAAAGCATTttgttcctgtttgggactctctGGGAAATCCTGAACTCATAAGATCTCCAGCAGGTTTTGACATCacagccagcctatacacaggtgcTAAGAGCACTGTGCAGAGTGGGATCAAAATTTAGATTTTCCCAGTGAACACGGATTCATCATGGATGTGCTCAAGCTTTTTCACTGTTCAGTATTTTGGGGTTGGGTAGAGTTGTGGAGACCAGCAGCTTACGTGACTTTGTCAGTGAGGAAAAGTTTACTGACCCAATCTTGCTGGCAGaactgttaaattttttttttataaaaagtcatgattttttttcaatttaaatcgacttttattgatttaaattgactttttaaatttttctttatttcactttcaatctttattgacatgttaaatcataaaggtgcacatacaacatggaCAAGTaatattaattaatggtactgatttcatatttcggtgatgttttaagtaccgatttaaaaaataatttttgatGATTTAATTTTTTAAAGCAATTTAAATCATGACATAAATCAGCTGGTTTAAATCAAACCAGCTCTCCTTCCCGGATGATGAGGTATCTAACTTGTAGAGACATATGCTTATCACAGCAGTGATGTTCATATGATCCCTACACAGAAATGTGGCGATGCTGATAACTTTGAAGGACAAGCACCAGgacccaagtctttagggtcctggtgtttcccATCTTACTTTAAAGTTGCGAGGCCTGGACCAGTGAtctgtattgttttttttgttggtttttctttttttggtaccAGTTCTTTTGGGTAAATTCTTGGGTACCTGTAGAATGAGTTTGTGTCAAACGAAACTAATAGGGAGTGGCTACTGATTACCGCATTTAAACAAATCTAATAACAGACCACTATGATTATCATGAGATAAAAGATGGACAGCATGTGTCGAGGCTGTATAACAGGATACTGATGTATTTCAAGCTCAAAACTTTGGGCTAAGGTTAGCATTGTGCTTGAACTGTGAAGTagggtacggtgcatccagaaagtattcacagcacttcactttttctagatttaattttacagccttattccaaaatggatgaaatattgTTTTTCCCTCAAACATCTACGcacaatagcccataatgacaatgagaaaaaaggtttttgtttttatttcttgtttttattttttacaaatttattataaattttaaaaagtagGAATTGCATgtacatatttaattatttacagctgttgccatgaagctcaaaattgagatagagtttccactgatcatccttgagatgtttctacatcttaatttggagtccacctggggtaatttcagttgattggacatgatttggaaagtcacacctgtctacatataaggtctcacagttgacggtgcatgtcagaacacaaaccaagcatgaagtcaaaggatttgtctgttgacctctgagacaggatcgtctggaggcacaaatctggggaagggtaca
The Thalassophryne amazonica chromosome 7, fThaAma1.1, whole genome shotgun sequence genome window above contains:
- the LOC117513948 gene encoding tetraspanin-13-like yields the protein MVCGGFVCTKNSLCALNVLYVLVSLLVIGVAAWGKWFGLVSSIRVMAGAIGVGVFLFLVAFVGLCGALKHHQVLLFFYMAILFVVFVMQFAVSCACLALTKDQQDSLLEVGWNKSEATQRDVEKTLNCCGFYTVDYNGTCPAFCFINKPSQSCISCAAIIQAYANDVLHFVGGIGLFFSFTEMMGVWLAHRYRNLKDPRANPGAFL